A single window of Entomoplasma ellychniae DNA harbors:
- the hrcA gene encoding heat-inducible transcriptional repressor HrcA, with protein MLKQRQAEILKIIVSEYIKTNQPIGSKTIQELITISVSSATIRNESAALEETGFLEKEHTSSGRVPSTKGYRYYVDNLMTFDTEDKTLREKLKAIIYSRKSNIDEVLEEAAKIISEITKMSAVVVTNQNNQKLLAVKKMDLIPLSKTLALVTFVLSDGNIQTETFNLSNVSIDDLKIAIKIFSDCLIDTPLNEIENNIENLKEILAQSINNYEYILQTFIGTILEKQNAKKEIVGIKNMLENPEFNDTNKLKKVISLMEGMSSFDWFDANYSASQKQNIITTKIGEEISEELSDLTILETTFQTKQGSTTLSLVGPKRIDYSQANQLIKLFTEFINSKGEENG; from the coding sequence ATGTTGAAACAAAGGCAAGCAGAAATATTAAAAATTATTGTTTCAGAATATATTAAAACCAATCAACCAATTGGTTCTAAAACAATTCAAGAATTAATAACTATAAGTGTTTCAAGTGCTACTATTAGAAATGAATCAGCCGCATTAGAAGAAACTGGTTTTTTAGAAAAAGAACATACTTCTTCTGGAAGGGTGCCTTCTACAAAGGGTTATAGATATTATGTAGATAACTTGATGACATTTGATACAGAAGACAAAACGTTAAGAGAAAAACTTAAAGCAATTATTTATTCAAGAAAATCTAACATTGATGAAGTTTTAGAAGAAGCTGCAAAGATTATTAGTGAGATCACTAAAATGAGTGCAGTTGTTGTCACAAATCAAAATAATCAAAAACTTTTAGCTGTTAAAAAAATGGATTTGATTCCTTTAAGCAAAACTTTAGCATTAGTAACTTTTGTATTATCAGATGGTAACATTCAAACTGAAACTTTTAACCTTTCTAATGTAAGTATTGATGATTTAAAAATAGCTATTAAAATATTTTCAGATTGTTTAATAGATACACCTTTAAATGAAATTGAAAACAATATAGAAAACTTAAAAGAAATTTTAGCTCAGAGCATAAATAACTATGAGTACATTCTTCAAACATTTATTGGCACTATATTAGAAAAACAAAATGCAAAAAAAGAAATTGTTGGTATAAAAAATATGTTAGAAAACCCAGAGTTTAATGACACTAATAAATTAAAAAAAGTTATAAGTTTGATGGAGGGTATGTCTTCTTTTGATTGATTTGATGCAAATTATTCTGCAAGCCAAAAACAAAATATCATAACTACTAAAATAGGTGAAGAGATTTCTGAAGAACTGTCTGATCTAACGATATTAGAAACTACATTTCAAACTAAACAAGGGTCTACAACATTATCTTTAGTTGGGCCGAAAAGAATTGATTATTCACAAGCAAATCAGTTAATAAAATTATTTACAGAATTTATAAACTCAAAAGGAGAAGAAAATGGATAA
- a CDS encoding nucleotide exchange factor GrpE, with the protein MDKDKKDIQDVVDKIVDEAVKAKTTIEDGAETILENVANIKVKSNDKKHKLEIKELKDKILKLEEEIYFQKGLRNADIANLTKKRNEQESIIRKYGSANLAEDLIKPFDLLKKVVEAPNDNPEVKNYLAGFNMVINQIQNAFENNGIKAMGVKPGDEFNSNIHEANESVESAEFDSNKVVSVISDGYMIHDRVLVHAIVKVSA; encoded by the coding sequence ATGGATAAAGATAAAAAAGATATTCAAGATGTTGTTGATAAAATAGTTGATGAAGCTGTAAAAGCAAAAACAACAATTGAAGATGGTGCAGAAACTATTTTAGAGAATGTTGCAAATATAAAAGTCAAATCAAATGATAAAAAACACAAATTAGAAATAAAAGAATTAAAAGATAAAATCCTAAAGCTCGAAGAAGAAATTTACTTTCAAAAAGGTTTAAGAAATGCTGATATAGCTAATTTAACTAAAAAAAGAAATGAACAAGAATCTATTATTAGAAAATATGGTTCAGCAAATTTAGCAGAAGATTTGATTAAGCCTTTTGACTTATTAAAAAAAGTTGTCGAAGCACCAAATGATAATCCTGAAGTTAAAAATTATCTAGCAGGATTTAATATGGTTATTAATCAAATTCAAAATGCATTTGAAAATAATGGAATTAAAGCGATGGGAGTAAAACCTGGAGATGAGTTTAATTCTAATATACATGAAGCAAATGAGTCAGTTGAATCAGCAGAGTTTGATTCAAATAAAGTTGTTAGTGTGATTAGTGATGGTTATATGATCCATGATCGCGTATTGGTTCATGCAATAGTAAAGGTGAGTGCATAA
- the dnaK gene encoding molecular chaperone DnaK, translating to MAKEKIIGIDLGTTNSVVSIMEGGQPIILENPEGQRTTPSVVAFKNEDIIVGGAAKRQAVTNPNVIISVKSKMGTKEKLNINSKEYTPEQISAEILRYMKKYAEDKVGEKITKAVITVPAYFNDAQRKATKDAGKIAGLEVERIINEPTAAALAYGLEKQDVEQKVLVYDLGGGTFDVSVLELADGTFEVLSTSGDNKLGGDDFDQKIINWLVEKIKTESKVDLKNDKMALQRLKDEAEKAKINLSSQLEVEINLPFIAMNESGPVSFATQLSRAEFDKITKDLVERTSKPVKDALQAAKLSASDINEVLLVGGSTRIPSVQKLVKDLLNKEPNRTINPDEVVAMGAAIQAGVLAGDVTDVLLLDVTPLSLGIETMGGVMTKLIERNTTIPTEKSQIFSTAADNQPAVDINVLQGERPMASDNKSLGQFALTGIKPAPRGVPQIEVTFKIDVNGIVSVSAKDKATNEEKSITISDSGALSDADIERMIKEAEANAEADEIKRKNIELKHKAESYVAIIETSIKSGGEQVPAEQKQQAEAMLVEVKELIEKEDYATLEAKINELEQMIQMASQFANAQEPEVSENEEIKSDETDKQ from the coding sequence ATGGCAAAAGAAAAAATTATAGGAATAGATTTAGGGACAACAAACTCAGTTGTTTCAATTATGGAAGGTGGTCAACCCATCATCTTAGAAAACCCAGAAGGACAACGTACAACACCATCTGTTGTAGCTTTTAAAAATGAAGATATTATTGTTGGTGGTGCTGCTAAAAGACAAGCGGTAACTAATCCTAATGTAATTATTTCAGTAAAATCAAAAATGGGAACTAAAGAAAAATTAAATATAAATTCAAAAGAATATACACCAGAACAAATTTCAGCTGAAATTCTAAGATACATGAAAAAATATGCTGAAGATAAAGTTGGTGAAAAAATTACTAAAGCAGTTATTACTGTTCCAGCATACTTTAATGATGCTCAAAGAAAAGCAACAAAAGATGCTGGTAAAATAGCTGGTTTAGAAGTTGAACGTATTATTAATGAACCAACTGCAGCTGCTTTAGCTTATGGTTTAGAAAAACAAGATGTTGAACAAAAAGTTTTAGTTTACGATCTTGGTGGTGGAACTTTTGACGTTTCTGTGCTTGAATTAGCTGATGGTACTTTTGAAGTTTTATCAACAAGTGGTGATAATAAGCTTGGTGGAGATGATTTTGATCAAAAAATAATTAATTGATTAGTTGAAAAAATTAAAACAGAATCTAAAGTTGATTTAAAAAATGACAAAATGGCATTGCAAAGGTTAAAAGATGAAGCTGAAAAAGCAAAAATAAATTTATCAAGTCAATTAGAAGTTGAAATTAATTTACCTTTTATTGCGATGAACGAATCGGGACCTGTTTCATTTGCAACTCAATTATCTAGAGCTGAATTTGATAAAATAACTAAAGATTTAGTTGAAAGAACATCAAAACCAGTTAAAGATGCTTTACAAGCAGCTAAATTATCTGCATCAGATATTAATGAAGTATTGTTGGTTGGTGGTTCAACAAGAATTCCTTCAGTGCAAAAATTAGTTAAAGACTTATTAAATAAAGAACCAAACCGTACAATTAATCCTGATGAAGTTGTAGCTATGGGAGCAGCTATTCAAGCTGGTGTGTTGGCTGGTGATGTAACTGATGTTTTATTATTAGACGTTACTCCTTTATCACTTGGTATTGAAACAATGGGTGGAGTTATGACAAAACTTATTGAAAGAAACACAACTATTCCTACAGAAAAATCTCAAATATTTTCAACTGCTGCAGATAATCAACCAGCTGTAGATATTAATGTGTTGCAAGGTGAAAGACCAATGGCTAGTGACAATAAATCATTAGGGCAATTTGCATTAACAGGAATCAAACCAGCTCCAAGAGGTGTTCCTCAAATTGAAGTTACTTTTAAAATTGACGTTAATGGTATTGTTAGTGTATCTGCAAAAGATAAAGCAACTAATGAAGAAAAATCAATTACCATTTCAGATTCAGGAGCATTAAGTGATGCTGACATTGAAAGAATGATCAAAGAAGCAGAAGCAAATGCTGAAGCTGATGAAATAAAAAGAAAAAATATTGAATTAAAACACAAAGCTGAAAGTTATGTTGCGATTATTGAAACTTCAATCAAAAGTGGTGGAGAGCAAGTTCCAGCTGAACAAAAACAACAAGCAGAAGCAATGTTAGTTGAAGTTAAAGAATTAATTGAAAAAGAAGATTATGCAACATTAGAAGCAAAAATTAATGAATTAGAACAAATGATTCAAATGGCATCGCAATTTGCAAATGCACAAGAGCCAGAAGTTTCAGAGAATGAAGAAATTAAGTCTGACGAAACTGATAAGCAATAA
- the dnaJ gene encoding molecular chaperone DnaJ, with translation MAKKDYYEVLQVSKNSDEKEIKSAYRKLAKQYHPDVNKQSNAEEKFKEINEAASVLLDSNKRAQYDQYGHAAFENNGFGGGQGFNGFSDFFSNMGGMDFGDIFSDMFGGAKQSRSKSRNSQGQSIEIEVTLTMKELVFGVKKSVKLNLLRNCGKCKGVGSENPNDVHICKKCNGVGQIIVNRQMGPLQFQNQQTCDECRGTGKKISNPCKQCHGKGIQKVVENVELPLPHGLRPGQQMIMRDAGHASHEGGQNGDLYIHIAVANSKVFEFTSSSDLIMHYNVSFIDAILGNEIIIDTLDGPVKLKIPKGINSGEVIKVHNKGLYKNQSSDKRGDLILKIKIAVPTSISKDERKLLEEVEKLSDFKPKNILD, from the coding sequence ATGGCTAAAAAAGATTATTATGAAGTTTTGCAAGTAAGTAAAAACTCAGATGAAAAAGAAATTAAATCAGCATATCGTAAACTTGCAAAACAATATCACCCAGATGTTAATAAACAATCAAATGCTGAAGAAAAGTTTAAAGAAATAAATGAAGCAGCAAGTGTTTTATTAGATAGTAATAAAAGAGCGCAATATGATCAATATGGTCATGCTGCTTTTGAAAATAATGGCTTTGGTGGTGGTCAAGGTTTTAACGGTTTTAGTGATTTCTTTTCAAATATGGGTGGAATGGATTTTGGTGACATATTTTCTGATATGTTTGGTGGAGCAAAACAATCACGCTCAAAATCAAGAAATTCACAGGGGCAAAGTATTGAAATTGAAGTAACACTGACAATGAAAGAATTAGTTTTCGGAGTTAAGAAAAGTGTTAAATTAAATTTATTAAGAAATTGCGGAAAATGTAAAGGTGTTGGTTCAGAAAATCCAAATGACGTTCATATATGTAAAAAATGTAATGGAGTTGGGCAAATCATTGTTAATAGGCAAATGGGACCTTTGCAATTTCAAAATCAACAAACATGTGATGAATGTAGAGGGACTGGTAAAAAAATATCAAACCCATGTAAGCAGTGTCATGGTAAAGGGATTCAAAAAGTTGTTGAAAATGTTGAGCTGCCATTACCTCATGGATTAAGACCTGGTCAACAAATGATTATGAGAGATGCAGGACATGCTTCACATGAAGGTGGACAAAATGGTGATCTTTATATTCATATTGCTGTAGCAAATTCTAAAGTATTCGAATTTACAAGTTCGAGTGATTTAATTATGCATTATAATGTTTCATTTATTGATGCTATTTTAGGAAATGAAATTATTATTGATACATTAGATGGCCCAGTTAAATTAAAAATTCCTAAGGGAATAAATAGTGGTGAAGTCATTAAAGTACACAATAAAGGTTTATATAAAAATCAAAGTTCTGATAAACGTGGTGATTTAATTCTTAAAATAAAAATTGCTGTACCAACTTCAATATCAAAAGATGAGAGAAAACTTTTAGAAGAAGTTGAAAAGTTATCTGATTTTAAACCAAAAAATATTTTAGATTAA
- the mnmA gene encoding tRNA 2-thiouridine(34) synthase MnmA yields the protein MKKKVIVGLSGGVDSSVAAHLLIQQGYEVEGLFMRNWDSSINNDVLGNQEINNNICPQEQDYMDAQAVAQKLNIKLHRVDFVQDYWDYVFKYFIDEYQKGRTPNPDILCNKYIKFDKFMEYALKNLKADYIAMGHYAGVRYNDKFKEYEMIRAVDQNKDQTYFLCQLTQNQLSKTLFPLQALTKPEIRKIANDLNLVTADKKDSTGICFIGEREFTKFLQNYISNQPGDIVDIKTNLVIGKHIGVMYYTLGQRKGLNLGGMNEPYYVAKKDIDKKIIYVCPASDESYLLSSSCIVNKINWTVELNNYFKNKNSFECSAKFRYRQDDVSVKLIKLNDEEYLVEYEPKTKAITPGQEAVFYLNEICIGGGVIDKVMQNAL from the coding sequence ATGAAAAAAAAGGTAATTGTTGGATTATCTGGTGGGGTTGATTCATCGGTTGCAGCTCACTTGTTGATACAGCAAGGCTATGAAGTTGAAGGTTTATTTATGCGTAATTGAGATTCATCAATTAATAATGATGTTCTTGGTAATCAAGAAATTAATAATAACATATGCCCTCAAGAACAAGATTATATGGATGCACAAGCGGTTGCTCAAAAATTAAATATTAAGTTACATAGAGTTGATTTTGTACAAGATTATTGAGATTATGTATTTAAATATTTTATTGATGAGTATCAAAAAGGTCGAACACCAAACCCAGATATTTTATGTAATAAATATATTAAGTTTGATAAATTTATGGAATATGCTCTTAAAAACTTAAAAGCCGATTATATTGCTATGGGTCATTATGCTGGTGTTAGATATAATGATAAATTTAAAGAGTATGAAATGATCAGAGCTGTGGATCAAAATAAAGATCAAACTTATTTTTTATGTCAATTGACTCAAAATCAATTATCAAAAACCTTATTTCCGTTACAAGCATTAACTAAACCTGAAATTAGAAAAATTGCAAATGACTTAAATTTAGTCACAGCTGATAAAAAAGACTCAACTGGAATTTGTTTTATTGGCGAAAGAGAATTCACAAAATTTTTGCAAAATTACATTTCAAATCAGCCAGGTGATATTGTTGACATAAAAACTAATTTAGTTATTGGAAAACATATTGGGGTAATGTATTATACTTTAGGTCAGCGTAAAGGTTTAAATTTAGGTGGAATGAATGAACCCTATTATGTTGCTAAAAAAGATATTGATAAAAAAATTATTTATGTTTGCCCTGCAAGTGATGAAAGTTATTTGTTATCATCAAGTTGTATTGTTAACAAAATTAATTGAACTGTAGAATTAAATAATTATTTTAAAAATAAAAATAGTTTTGAGTGTAGTGCAAAATTTAGATATCGTCAAGATGATGTTAGTGTAAAATTGATTAAACTTAATGATGAAGAATATTTAGTTGAATATGAACCGAAAACCAAAGCAATAACTCCAGGTCAAGAAGCGGTATTTTATTTAAATGAAATATGTATTGGTGGTGGAGTTATTGATAAAGTTATGCAAAATGCTTTATAA
- a CDS encoding ABC transporter ATP-binding protein — protein sequence MIKKSKKASDNTIISKTELERIQLEIDNEKEQAKINKTINKEDSFSSLVKRYFKKEWRLGIVIVMLAIISVGCSVMIPLLTRQMTIDISIKNAIANNAEASQISLLEKEWWGFSWDHILYIALSVVGFSSIAQFFSNYFSFIFSKRVEIDLRNKTLEALVRQDISYYSDKQIGEIITGVISDTQIVGDQLAQVPVTLFTAFLTIVGASAMMLYFEWTLATSVLVTFVVVLMILLVMFGFMKNSISRVRKVLTTINGKVTDRISNIRLIKASGTENYEKEFFQKKHKGYYEQITKLAKVQSSAITVLFSGISLIQFVAIATAMIKYGSTPGPESTLFFSTVFASFSLAQGIMVGPLFQVVMSAVGVASASVSAQRIATTVNAKSIMDPHYNDGIIVKNVDGDIHFKKVSFAYPEKPEKQILPEFDFTFKKGKSYAFVGETGSGKSTISRLLLRFYDPTTGDVLINGNTNLKDVNLSSYLDNVGYVEQDPQILYGDIYENVKYGRFNASDKQVVEACKKAELDELIMSWPDGYKTILGERGFMLSGGQKQRLIIARMFLKDPQLLILDEATSALDNIVEKEIQEKLEALMVGRTTVSIAHRLSTIKNSDQIIVLGKDGKGIVQIGTFDELKTKKGHFKELYEAGLMD from the coding sequence ATGATAAAAAAATCAAAAAAAGCATCAGATAATACAATCATTTCAAAAACTGAATTAGAAAGAATTCAATTAGAAATTGATAATGAAAAAGAACAAGCAAAAATAAACAAAACTATTAATAAAGAAGATAGTTTTTCATCTTTGGTTAAAAGATATTTTAAAAAAGAATGAAGATTGGGAATCGTTATAGTTATGTTAGCTATAATTTCGGTTGGTTGTTCAGTTATGATACCGTTGCTAACAAGACAAATGACAATAGATATTTCGATCAAAAATGCTATTGCTAACAATGCTGAAGCTAGTCAAATTTCATTACTTGAAAAAGAATGATGAGGTTTTTCATGAGACCATATTCTTTATATTGCTTTAAGCGTTGTTGGTTTTAGTTCAATAGCTCAATTTTTTAGTAATTACTTTTCATTTATTTTCTCAAAAAGAGTTGAAATAGATTTAAGAAACAAAACTTTAGAAGCTTTAGTAAGACAAGACATATCATATTACTCAGATAAACAAATTGGTGAAATTATTACAGGTGTTATATCTGATACTCAAATAGTGGGCGACCAATTAGCACAAGTGCCAGTCACATTATTTACAGCTTTTTTAACTATAGTTGGTGCTTCTGCAATGATGCTTTATTTTGAATGAACATTAGCAACATCTGTTTTAGTAACTTTTGTAGTTGTTTTAATGATTTTATTAGTTATGTTCGGTTTTATGAAAAATTCAATATCAAGAGTAAGAAAAGTACTAACAACTATAAATGGCAAGGTTACTGATAGAATTTCAAATATTAGATTAATTAAAGCTTCTGGAACAGAAAATTATGAAAAAGAATTTTTTCAAAAAAAACACAAAGGATATTATGAGCAAATCACTAAATTAGCAAAAGTACAATCTTCTGCGATTACTGTATTATTTTCAGGGATATCATTAATTCAATTTGTAGCTATTGCAACTGCTATGATTAAATATGGTAGTACACCTGGTCCAGAATCAACATTGTTCTTTTCAACTGTTTTCGCTTCGTTTTCGTTAGCTCAAGGAATAATGGTGGGTCCTTTATTTCAAGTTGTTATGTCTGCAGTAGGAGTTGCATCAGCATCTGTTTCAGCCCAAAGAATTGCTACAACAGTTAATGCTAAATCAATAATGGACCCTCATTATAATGATGGAATTATTGTAAAAAATGTTGATGGTGATATTCATTTTAAGAAAGTAAGTTTTGCATATCCTGAAAAACCTGAAAAACAAATATTGCCTGAATTTGATTTCACTTTTAAAAAAGGTAAATCATATGCTTTTGTTGGAGAAACTGGATCTGGTAAATCAACAATTTCTAGATTATTATTAAGATTTTATGACCCAACAACTGGTGATGTTTTAATTAATGGTAATACTAATTTAAAAGATGTAAACTTGTCAAGTTATTTAGATAATGTTGGTTATGTTGAACAAGACCCACAAATTTTATATGGTGATATTTATGAAAATGTTAAATATGGTAGATTTAATGCCTCAGATAAACAAGTTGTTGAAGCTTGTAAAAAAGCAGAACTAGATGAGTTAATTATGTCGTGACCTGATGGATATAAAACGATTTTAGGTGAACGTGGATTTATGTTATCTGGTGGTCAAAAACAAAGATTGATTATTGCTAGAATGTTTTTAAAAGATCCTCAACTATTAATTCTTGACGAGGCAACTTCAGCACTAGATAATATTGTTGAAAAAGAAATTCAAGAAAAATTAGAAGCTTTAATGGTTGGAAGAACAACTGTATCAATTGCACATAGGCTATCAACTATTAAAAATTCAGACCAAATAATTGTTTTAGGAAAAGATGGAAAAGGAATAGTTCAAATAGGAACATTTGATGAACTTAAAACTAAAAAAGGTCATTTTAAAGAATTATACGAAGCCGGATTAATGGACTAA
- a CDS encoding ABC transporter ATP-binding protein, protein MIEIKNISKKFGKNMVLNNITLNINDGESVALLGSNGSGKTTLLEIIIGQIKPTSGTVLIDNEKNGYDKIGIQFQEGVWPKGVTSKLIINYFKKKHNSIKEPEVKKLIEIFEISDFLSKDLNSLSGGQKQRLNTLLAVVNDPKYICLDEMITGLDLKMQLKLFDYFEDLKKLNKTIIIVSHIPEEVERLCDRFIILKDGNIFYQNTVKKAIKEFGTIRNLMIDYYKGVLATNAK, encoded by the coding sequence ATGATAGAAATTAAAAACATATCCAAAAAATTTGGTAAAAACATGGTTCTTAATAATATAACTTTGAATATTAATGATGGCGAATCTGTAGCTTTATTAGGTTCTAATGGTTCAGGAAAAACAACTTTGCTTGAAATAATAATTGGTCAAATCAAACCCACTTCAGGAACTGTACTTATTGATAACGAAAAAAATGGATACGATAAAATAGGAATTCAATTTCAAGAAGGCGTATGACCAAAAGGAGTAACTTCTAAATTAATAATTAATTATTTTAAAAAAAAGCACAATTCAATTAAAGAACCTGAAGTAAAAAAATTAATTGAAATTTTTGAAATTAGTGATTTTTTGAGCAAAGATCTAAATAGTTTATCTGGTGGTCAAAAACAAAGACTTAATACATTATTAGCTGTTGTGAATGATCCAAAATATATTTGTTTGGATGAAATGATAACTGGATTGGATTTAAAAATGCAACTTAAATTATTTGATTATTTTGAAGATTTAAAAAAATTAAATAAAACAATAATTATTGTTTCTCACATACCAGAAGAAGTGGAAAGGTTATGTGATAGATTCATTATTTTAAAAGATGGGAATATTTTTTATCAAAATACTGTTAAAAAAGCTATAAAAGAATTTGGTACAATAAGAAATTTAATGATAGATTACTACAAAGGAGTTTTAGCCACAAATGCAAAATAG
- a CDS encoding DUF2779 domain-containing protein, whose protein sequence is MIKLKTPVNKETFKLALSECIKKAWVWDTKNNFEYAVNLYKSQQLTFDVGAMLEDQEEFDESAVAIDLFEAYANVDKMPPSEAQEFLSAWNQAWENEEGFDIDSFKGEPIEDGLAFGHKVQEYFDMLNIFENKTYQTNFKTLNLSDLNFANSLDVTQKALLDDKVKYIYEAAFSYNNEMLKTKCDVIKIKPNKHVEIYEAKTTSKVKKEHFFDIVYQAYILEKLGFIVDNIFIVHVNGNYVRGWDYNKIPNNKSFGDFAKLVHSSLPPIKYDEIKEMVNSDFVVSSDNELSDLDLQALVFIDELTWGTKSTRKTLFEDYKTFKSTFDLDVVFSTISNFLSIDSNSEEALEMLSNLTCQVKIEKSRSGIFNYAGGNETYNSCFHAMKWFDKYTPGFWNITKLAKKNKSYIINNSKSPYFKDYETLSDHSIPLNKKQVSFLETNQKALRMFEVYKAQKEHPNDINKWKIIDPNSIDLIKNILKTYSHTPIYMYDFETSKWAIPRFNKTNSYYQVPFQYSIDVIINDKFDYNDSTTMPHYDFLSNEVNVDPRPKFIENFIKDSFKHGPGVYVAYNESFEKGVLRKLALLYPEFAKPLLYIVEHTIDLMDFFCGSDKNNRPYFLIYHPNFLGSYSIKKTQPSLDANFSYNDLVINKGDKASETFRNFVDKRIPIDAWNISIKEGMLKYCNRDTLAMVVILKRIKELMGNIYE, encoded by the coding sequence ATGATTAAGTTGAAAACACCTGTAAATAAAGAAACTTTTAAACTAGCTCTTAGTGAATGTATTAAAAAAGCATGAGTTTGAGATACGAAAAATAACTTTGAATATGCAGTTAATTTGTATAAAAGTCAACAGCTAACTTTTGATGTTGGTGCCATGCTTGAAGATCAAGAAGAGTTTGATGAATCAGCAGTAGCAATTGACTTATTTGAAGCGTATGCTAATGTTGATAAAATGCCACCATCAGAAGCTCAAGAATTTTTAAGTGCATGAAATCAAGCTTGAGAAAATGAAGAGGGATTTGATATTGATTCTTTTAAAGGTGAACCTATTGAAGATGGTTTAGCGTTTGGACATAAAGTTCAAGAATATTTTGACATGTTAAATATTTTTGAAAACAAAACTTATCAAACTAATTTCAAAACATTAAATTTATCTGATTTAAATTTTGCTAATTCACTTGATGTAACTCAAAAAGCGTTATTAGATGATAAAGTTAAATATATTTATGAAGCAGCTTTTTCATACAATAATGAAATGTTAAAAACTAAATGTGATGTTATTAAAATTAAACCAAATAAACATGTTGAAATATATGAAGCAAAGACAACGTCAAAAGTTAAAAAAGAACACTTTTTTGACATAGTCTATCAAGCTTACATTTTAGAAAAATTAGGATTTATTGTTGATAATATTTTTATTGTTCATGTTAATGGTAACTATGTTAGAGGATGAGACTATAATAAAATTCCTAATAATAAATCATTTGGTGACTTTGCTAAATTAGTTCATTCATCATTACCACCAATTAAATATGATGAAATAAAAGAAATGGTTAATAGTGATTTTGTTGTATCATCAGATAATGAACTTTCAGATTTAGATTTGCAAGCATTAGTATTTATTGATGAACTAACTTGAGGAACAAAATCCACAAGAAAAACTCTTTTTGAAGATTATAAAACTTTTAAATCAACATTTGATTTAGATGTTGTTTTTTCAACAATTTCTAACTTTTTAAGCATAGATTCAAATAGTGAAGAAGCTTTAGAAATGTTGAGTAATTTAACTTGTCAAGTTAAAATAGAAAAATCAAGATCAGGCATTTTTAATTATGCTGGTGGTAATGAAACATATAATTCATGTTTTCATGCAATGAAATGGTTTGATAAGTACACTCCTGGTTTTTGAAATATAACTAAATTAGCTAAAAAAAATAAATCATATATTATAAATAATTCAAAATCTCCATATTTTAAAGACTATGAAACACTTTCAGATCATTCAATTCCTTTAAATAAAAAGCAAGTTTCATTTTTAGAAACTAATCAAAAAGCTCTAAGAATGTTTGAAGTATACAAAGCTCAAAAAGAACATCCAAATGACATTAATAAATGAAAAATAATTGATCCTAATAGCATTGATTTAATTAAAAATATATTAAAAACATATTCACATACACCAATATATATGTATGATTTTGAAACATCAAAATGAGCTATTCCACGCTTTAATAAAACTAATAGTTATTATCAAGTTCCATTTCAATATTCAATTGATGTAATCATTAATGATAAATTTGATTACAATGATTCGACCACTATGCCTCATTATGATTTTTTATCAAATGAAGTTAATGTCGACCCAAGACCAAAGTTTATTGAAAACTTTATTAAAGATTCTTTCAAGCATGGACCTGGAGTTTATGTAGCTTACAATGAAAGTTTTGAAAAAGGTGTATTAAGAAAATTAGCTTTACTATATCCTGAATTTGCAAAGCCATTATTATATATAGTAGAACATACAATCGATTTAATGGATTTCTTTTGTGGGAGTGATAAAAATAATAGACCATATTTTTTAATTTATCATCCAAACTTTTTGGGAAGTTATTCTATTAAAAAGACTCAACCAAGTTTGGATGCTAATTTTTCATATAATGACCTTGTTATTAATAAAGGTGATAAGGCTAGTGAAACATTTAGAAACTTTGTTGATAAAAGAATACCTATTGATGCTTGAAACATAAGCATCAAAGAAGGAATGTTGAAATATTGTAATCGTGACACATTGGCAATGGTTGTTATATTAAAAAGAATTAAAGAATTGATGGGTAATATTTATGAATAA